DNA from Pseudomonas putida:
GCGCGAGGCCGCACCTATAGATCCTGGAGCGGGCTTGCTCCGCGAAAGGGCTGCACAGCAGTCTCAGGGGCTTCAAGCCTTACGCTCGAGCTGCCGCTCGATCATGTACTTCACCGCCAGGCGCCGCTCCTTGAGGCGGCGCAGATCATCATCATCGGCAATGCCGGCCGAGATCGACTCGGCGGCCAACACCTGGTTGTCGATGTCCATGTATTCATCCAGCAACCGATCCAGCGCCTTGTCCTCTTGGCGCCTCTGCTGAACGATTTCGCGGGGGTAGTGCAGGTCTTGGTAAAGGTCATGGGAAACTGGCATGGCGCCCTCCTTGTAATGCGCAGGTTTTGCTTACCTGTTTGGAAGGGGCGAACACGTTGTTGTTAAAGCGAGGCGCAAAAAAAACGACGGATGGCCAGGGTAGATTGCGATGGTGAACCAGGTCTGGGAACTAACTTGCTGTTTTAAGGCAATTTTTTTCACTCTAGGGGTTCCCAGGTACAGAGAGTGTTGGTATAGTGCCGGCCATTCCAGCACAGCGGCTCAGTGTCGTTGTCAGCGAATCTTCAAAACGAGAGTGCTTCAGCACTCGTCGTATCTGATACAGGGGCGTCGCCAAGCGGTAAGGCAGCAGGTTTTGATCCTGCCATGCGTTGGTTCGAATCCAGCCGCCCCTGCCATTTTCAAAATTCCCTCTCGATTTCCTCTGTGCGCAGCGCACTTTCCCTTTCTAGTTTTCCGTTTTCAAACCGTTCGGTTTTGTGGCGCCAATCCGGCTGCCATCGCGGAACAAGGCACAGCACTGGCTCCCTGTAGGAGCGGGCTTGTCCCGCGATAGCCTCAGGCGAGGCTTTAGCGCAAATCCTTGGCCATCTTCGACAAGGTTTCCAGCACTGCGCCGGCCAACGCTTTGGAGCGCTCGCCCGACCAGCCGGTGATGGCGTTGGGCGCGTCGTCGTGGTCCTTGAACGGCATCTCCAGCGTCAGCGACAGGCAGTCATAAGCCTGGCCCACGGCATTGCAGGCCAGAGTCATGTTGGCCTGGCCTGGCTCGTCGCGGGTATAGCCATGCACGGTCTGGAAGTCCGGCGTGATGCTGCAAAGCGTCGTGCGGAACTGCTCTTCCAGTTTCGCCAGGCGGGGCGAGTAACCCGGATTGCCTTCGCAGGCGGCGGTGAAGACGTGGGGGATTTCCTCATCGCCATGCACATCGATGAACGCATCCACCCCGTGCTGCTTCATCTGGCTCTGGGCGAAGAACACCTCGGGGCTGAGCTCGACGTTGGCGTCTTGCCAGGCGCGGTTGAGGTCCTTGCCCTTGAAGTTGGTGCGCAGGTGGCCGAGGAAGGCGCCATCAGGGTTCATGTTGGGTATCAGGTACAGGTCGGCAGCGGCCAGCAGTGTCTGGACGGTGCTGTCGTTGGCTTGCAGTCGGTCGATCACGCCCTCCATGAACCATTCCGCCATGTGCTCGCCCGGATGCTGCTGGGCGATCAGCCAAAGCTTGCGTTTGCCCGGTGCGCCGTCGCCTGCGCGCAGCAGTGGGATGTCGCGGCCTTGCACGCTACGGCCACAGGCCAGCAGCTCGACATTCTGCAGTTGCTTGGCGCGTTCGATCAGTTGGTTGTGGCGGGCTCGCGGGTAGGGTTCGAAATAGGCGAACCAGGCTTGGGGGGCTTGGGCTTGAAGTTCGAACACAAGGGCTTGCCCGTCGAACTGGCTGGGGATGCGAAACCAGTGCTGCTGATCGTAGGATGCCACGGCTTGATAGCCGTGCCAGGCCTTGTTGTAGGAGGACTGGCTGGCGTTGTCCAGGCTGAAACGGTGGGTCTGGCCTGGCGTGAGGCCGCTGGCCTTGAAGTGGAACCACTGGAAATGGCCACTGTTGGTATCGGGGCGGATCGCCAGCCGTACCCGGCTCGGGTCGCGGGTGTCCAGTACCTGAATATTGCCGGAATCGAAATCGCAGTCGATCTGCAGCGGGGACAGCGTCACGGTCATTGCCAGACTCCTGTAGCTTTGTTGTGGCGTTACTGTACACCGCTTGGCTCGAATGCTGGGTGACTAAATCCTTGTAGGAAATGGCTGAGTTGTTAGCGGCGAGGGCGGCTGCTCTGGATTGTGCTGGTCAGGTCCAGTTGGTCGAGACAACTGAGCAGAAAGACCTGTTGCACGCGTCGGGGCAAGCGCTTCAGGGCGTCTGCGCAGGGGGCTTGCAGGACAGTGTCATGTTCAAGGGGCAGTAGCAGACGGGCCATGAGCAGCTCCTTGCTCAAGCTGGGAGGTGGGGGCATCTTCCTTGATGCGCCGATAGATTAGTCTTAACGATATTGATTCTCAAGTGCTGATTTCGCAAAACGCTGTAACACCCGTTCACGAATTGATACACCTTTGCTATCATCGTGGCCATCAAGCGGTACCGATCTTCATTAGCCTGAAGAGCCAAAAAAAAGACCCGGCAAAAAGCCGGGTCAAAAACCGTGATTAGCCTGATGAGGAGATAATCTGAGAGTCCGACCTAAGGGCTGCCAGGTTATCCAGCGGGTCTCGCGACCAGCTGAGTGCAATAATAATCGTTATCATTTGTCGGTCAAATGAATTTTCTTCTACCTGGTAAAAAAATATTACCGGGCCATGCCTCAATTGCCGGAAAACGGGCTATTCACCGTTCGTCGGCTATCACATCTCCTTCATTTTTCGGTCTTTCCTGACGCCTGCTCATGCTCCAGCAGCGCCCTGGCCATGTTCATCATGTGCATCAAGGCGAACATCACTTCCCGAGTCATGCCTTGGGGCTGGTGATTGGCGGTTTCGTGGGCGGTGGCCGACGCGCAGCGCAACAGAGCCAGGGCATGGTCACGGGCCTGTGCGGCGCTTACGCCTTCGTGCAGTGTCCAGATCTTGGTGTCCAGATTGGGCCGGGGCGGGGTGGGATTGAGGTAGTAGTCCAGGGCGCGGCGGGCTGCTTCGCTGTCGAGATCTGTTTCGTCGTTTTTCGATGGTTTCATCCTGATACCTGTTGAGATTCACTTGGGAGTGGTGAATACGGAGCATAGGTCAGCATGTATTATTTATCTCATTGAAGATAATTCGGGATGTGTATTGATGCGGCAGGTGCAGTCCGTATTGTTCTCCGCCATGGAAAACTGGAACGAATTTCTCGCGCGCTACAAGCGTGAACACAAGCTCAACCAGCTAAAGCTCGCTGAACGTCTGGGGATGACCCAAGGCGGTGTAGGTCATTGGTTGCGCGGTACCCGAAAACCCACGCTGGCGACGATCAACGAAAAGCTGGAAAAGCTCGGGCTGGTGTACCTACAGGCCCAGGTCATGGTGGTGGAGCGCAACCTGTTGCGTGAAACGCCTGGGATCTACGCGCCAGGACGGCCGATATCGGGCGAAGCGTTGCGCTATGCCAGTTTTCGACTTCCGGTGCTGGCCTGGAGCGATCTACAGGGCACATTGCCTGAAACCGCCGATGTGCATGAACAGAGCGATTACATGCCCGCCGGTAACGCATTCTGGCTACCGGTTGAAAACGACTCGATGAATGCCGCAAGCGGTACGAGTGTGCCTCAGGGGATGCTCATCCTGGTGGATACCGGTCTGGAGGTGACGCCTGGCAAACTGGTGATCGCCCGCCAACCGGGCAAGGCCGCCGTGTTGAGGCAACTGATCGAGGAAGGGGGAGAGCGAATGCTCAGGCCGCTCAACACCCGATATCCCACTGTCCTGTGCGAAGAGGGCTGCGAGTTTCTCGGTGTCGTGGTCCGGGTGCACGGCAAGTTTTGATTTGCAGGGGCCGCTATGCCCCATTGCGGGCTGGTGCCGCAGTGGAGGCATAGCGGCCCCTTTGTGCTTAATCAGCCAACTCCACGAGCGCCGCCCCTTCGCTGACCATGTCTCCCTCCTGGCAGAACAGCGCCTTGACCGTGCCGTCATGGGGCGCGCGGATGCTGTGTTCCATCTTCATCGCTTCGAGCACCACCAGCGCGGTGCCAGCCTCCACGGCCTGGCCCGGTTCCACCAGCACACGCACGATACTGCCGTTCATGGGCGCGCTCAGGCCGCCTTGGTGGCTGTGGCTGGCTTCGGCCTCGGCAATCGGGTCGAAGGCGCTGACCGCGTGCATTTCACCATTCCATTGCAGATACAAGGTATCACCCCGGCGAATGGCCAGATGGCGGCGACGCAGGCCATCGCGCTCATGGCACAGGTGCTCGCCATGCAGTTGCCAGGTGGAGGGTGCGCTGTATTCCAGGGCCACCGCCTGGTCCTGCCCGCCACTGACCAGGTGCAGGCTGCTGCGCGCTGGCAGGCCCAGGCGCAAGCCATCATGCCGTGCCCAGGGCGAGCAGGGATCGTCCTGGCGCTGTAGCGTTGGACTGCCCTGCAGCCAGGCCTCGGCGGCGGCTTGCCAGAAGTCCGCTGGCAAGGCGGCGGGTGCTGGCAACAGTTCGGCCTGGTGGCGTGGAATGAAGCCTGTGTCCAGTTCGGCCGCGGCGAATGCAGGGTGCGCCAGGATGCGGCGCAGGAAAGCGATGTTTGTCTTCAGCCCGCCAATGGCGAACTCATCGAGCATGGCCAGAAGGCGTAGGCGGGCCTGTTCGCGGTCCTGGCCCCAGGCGATCAGCTTGCCCAGCATGGGGTCGTAGAACGGTGAGACGACATCCCCTTCGCTGACACCGCTATCCACCCGGCGGCCTTCGCCTGGGGCCGATTCGCGGTACAGCGCCAGGGTGCCGGTGGCCGGCAGGAACTCATTGGCCGGATCTTCGGCGTACAGCCGCACTTCGATGGCATGACCGATCAGCGGCACCTGCGCCTGGGTGATCGGCAGTGGCTCGCCACAGGCCACGCGGATCTGCCAGGCCACCAGGTCCAGCCCAGTGATGGCTTCGGTGACCGGGTGCTCCACTTGCAGGCGGGTGTTCATCTCCATGAAGAAGAACTCGCCGCGGGCATCGAGCAGGAACTCCACGGTACCGGCGCCGACATAGCCGATGGCCTGAGCGGCGCGCACCGCCGCCTCACCCATGGCCTGGCGCAGTTCAGCAGACAGGCCTGGCGCAGGGGCTTCTTCGACCACCTTCTGGTGACGGCGCTGGATGGAGCAGTCACGCTCGTTGAGGTACAGGCAGTTACCGTACTGGTCGGCGAACACCTGGATTTCCACGTGGCGTGGCTTGAGCACGTATTTTTCCACCAGCATGCGCGCATCGCCGAAGGACGATTGCGCCTCCCGCTGCGCAGAGGCCAGGGCGTCGGCCAACTGGCTTTCTTCCTCGACCACTTTCATGCCCTTGCCGCCGCCGCCGGCACTGGCCTTGAGCAGCACGGGGTAGCCGATACGCTCGGCGGCGGCACGGAAGGTTTCCAGGTCCTGGGCATCGCCGTGATAACCCGGCACCAGGGGGACGCCGGCGCTTTCCATCAGCGCTTTGGCCGCCGACTTGCTGCCCATGGCGTCGATGGCGCTGGCCGGGGGGCCGAGGAAGATCAGCCCGGCATGTTCGATGGCGCGGGCAAACCCTGCATTCTCCGAAAGAAAACCATAGCCTGGGTGGATGGCCTGGGCGCCGCTGGCCTTGGCGGCGGCGATGAGCTTGTCGATCACCAGGTAGCTTTCGGCAGCCTTGGTGCCGCCCAGGTCGATGCGGATGTCTGCCTCGCGGCTGTGGCGGGCATCACGATCGGTGGCGCTGTGCACGGCGACCGTGGTCAGGCCCATGGCCTTGGCGGTGCGCATGACCCGGCAGGCGATCTCGCCGCGGTTGGCGACCAGCAGGGTGGTCAGGGTGGGGCGGCTCATGGGCGCGGTTCCTTCTCGTTGGCTTGCCAGGCGGGGCGGCGTTTTTCCAGGAAGGCGCGCAGGCCCTCCTGACCTTCGGGGCTGACGCGGATGCGGGCGATGGTGTTCTCGCAGTAGCGGCGCAGGGCCGGGCTCAGTTCGCCATCGTCGACTTCGCGCAGCAGGTCCTTGGTGGCACGCAGGGCCTGGGGGCTGTTGAGCAACAGGTTGTCGACCCAGGCCTCGACCTGAGCATCCAGCTCACTGGCCGGGTAGACCTCGGCCAGCAAACCAAGCTCGCGGGCGCGCACGCCGCTGAAGCGCTCGGCGGTCAGTGCATAGCGGCGGGCGGCGCGTTCGCCGATGGCCTTGACCACGAACGGGCTGATCACCGCTGGGGCAAGGCCGATGCGCACTTCCGAAAGGCACAGTTGCGCGTCCTCGGCGCCGATGGCCATGTCACAGCAACTGATCAGGCCCAGGGCGCCACCGAAGGCCGCGCCTTGCACCACGGCCAGGGTGGGTGCCTTGAGCCGGTGCAGGGCATACATCAGCTCGCCCAGCTCATGGGCGTCGTCCAGATTGGTGTTGAAGTCCAGCTGTGCCGATTGTTGCATCCAGGCCAGGTCCGCACCTGCGCTGAAGTGCCGGCCCCGGCCGCGCAGCAGTATGAAGCGCAGGTTGGCGTCCTCGGCGAGCTGGTCCAGGGCGACGATCAGTTCGCGGATCATCTGCGCGTTGAAGGCGTTGTTCTTGTCTTCGCGGCTCAGCCACAGGGTGGCGAAGCCGCGAGCGTCCTTGATGACTTCCAGGGTGCTGAAATCGCTCATGGGTCACATCCGGAAAATGCCGAAGCGGGTCTGTTCGATCGGGGCGTTCAGCGCAGCGGACAACGCCAGCCCGAGTACGTCGCGGGTCTGCGCCGGGTCGATGACGCCGTCGTCCCACAGCCGTGCGCTGGAGTAGTAGGGGTGGCCCTGGCGCTCGTACTGGTCGAGGATCGGTTGTTTGAGCTTGGCTTCTTCTTCGGCGCTGAAGGCCGTGCCGGCGCGTTCGCTCTGCTCGCGCTTGACCTGGGCCAGCACCCCGGCAGCCTGTTCGGCGCCCATCACGCCAATGCGTGCGTTGGGCCACATCCACAAGAAGCGCGGGTCATAGGCGCGCCCGCACATGCCGTAGTTGCCGGCACCGAAGCTACCGCCGATGATCACGGTGAACTTCGGCACTTGGGCGCAGGCCACCGCAGTCACCAGTTTGGCGCCGTGCTTGGCGATGCCGCCTTCTTCATACTTTTTGCCGACCATGAAGCCTGTGATGTTCTGCAGGAACAGCAACGGGATGCCGCGTTGGCAGGCCAGTTCGATGAAGTGCGCGCCTTTTTGCGCGGCCTCGGCGAACAGGATGCCGTTGTTGGCCAGGATCGCCACCGGGTAGCCATGCAGGTGGGCGAAGCCGCACACCAGGGTGGTGCCGAACAGGGCCTTGAATTCATCGAACACCGAGCCGTCGACCAGGCGTGCGATGACTTCGCGCACGTCGAACGGTTGCTTGGCATCGGCCGGAACCACACCGTACAACTCCTGGGCCTCATACAGCGGGGCGATGGGCGCCTGGCGCTGCAGCTGGCCGAGTTTGCGCCAATTGAGGTTGGCCACGCTGCGACGGGCCAGTGCCAGGGCGTGTTCATCGTTGTCGGCGTAGTGGTCGGCGACGCCGCTGATGCGGCAGTGCACGTCGGCACCGCCCAGGTCCTCGGCACTGACCACCTCACCGGTGGCGGCTTTCACCAAAGGCGGGCCGGCGAGGAAGATGGTCGCCTGCTGGCGCACCATGATCGCTTCGTCGGCCATGGCGGGCACATAGGCACCGCCGGCGGTGCACGAACCCATGACCACGGCGATCTGCGGGATGCCCAGCGCGCTCATGTTGGCCTGGTTGAAGAAGATTCGCCCGAAGTGCTCGCGATCAGGGAAGACCTCGTCCTGGCGGGGTAGGTTGGCGCCGCCGGAGTCCACCAGGTAGATGCACGGCAGGCGGTTCTGCAGGGCGATGGCCTGGGCGCGCAGGTGTTTTTTCACCGTCAGCGGGTAGTAGGAGCCGCCTTTGACCGTGGCGTCGTTGGCCACGATCATGCACTCGACGCCTTCGATACGGCCGATGCCGGCGATCACGCCCGCGGCGGGTACGTCCTCGCCATAGACCTCATGGGCAGCCAGTTGGCCGATCTCGAGGAAGGGCGAGCCCGGGTCGAGCAGGCGATCGATGCGCTCGCGTGGCAGCAGTTTGCCTCGCGATGTATGCCGCTCCTGGGCCTTGGGCCCACCGCCCTGACTGACCTGGGCGAGCAGGGTACGCAGGGCCTGGACCTGTTCGAGCATGGCCGCGCTGTTGGCGGAGAACTCCGTCGAGCGCGGGTTGATCTGGGTATGCAGGATAGCCATGGACGCCGGTTCCTCGTGCTCAGCGGGTTTCGTTGAACAGTTCGCGACCGATCAGCATCCGGCGGATTTCGCTGGTGCCGGCGCCGATTTCGTACAGCTTGGCATCGCGCAGCAAGCGACCTGCCGGGAATTCGTTGATATAGCCATTGCCGCCGAGGATCTGGATCGCTTCCAAGGCCATTTGCGTGGCACGCTCGGCGGTGTAGAGGATCACCCCCGCAGCGTCCTTGCGGGTGGTCTCGCCACGGTCGCAGGCCTGGGCCACGGCATAGAGGTAGGCGCGGCTGGCGTTGAGCTGGGTGTACATGTCGGCGATCTTGCCTTGGATCAGCTGGAACTCGCCGATGCTCTGGCCGAACTGCTTGCGGTCATGGATGTAGGGCACCACCAGGTCCATGCAGGCCTGCATGATGCCGGTCGGGCCGCCGGAGAGGACCACGCGCTCGTAGTCCAGGCCGCTCATCAGTACCCGCACGCCGCCGTTGAGCTGGCCGAGGATGTTTTCCTGCGGGACTTCCACACCATCGAAGAACAGCTCGCAGGTGTTGGAGCCGCGCATGCCCAGCTTGTCGAACTTGTTGCTGCGCGAGAAGCCTTTCCAGTCGCGCTCGACGATGAACGCGGTGATGCCGTGAGGGCCCTTGTCCAGGTCAGTCTTGGCGTAGATCACATAGGTGTTGGCATCTGGGCCGTTGGTGATCCAGGTCTTGCTGCCGTTGAGCACGTAATGATCGCCGCGCTTCTCGGCGCGCAGTTTCATCGACACCACGTCGGAGCCGGCGTTGGGCTCGCTCATGGCCAGGGCGCCGATGTGCTCGCCGCTGATCAGCTTGGGCAGGTACTTGAGTTTCTGCTCATGGGTGCCGTTGCGGTTGATCTGATTGACGCACAGGTTGGAGTGGGCGCCATAGGACAGGGCTACCGAGGCCGAACCGCGGCTGATTTCTTCCATCGAAACCACGTGGGCCAGGTATCCCAGGCCGGCGCCGCCGTACTCCTCCGGCACGGTGATGCCCAGCAGGCCCATGTCGCCGAACTTGCGCCACATGTCGGCAGGGAACAGGTTGTCGTGGTCGATCTGAGCGGCGCGGGGGGCCAGTTCGGCGGCAACGAAGGTGCGCACCTGGTCGCGGAGCATGTCGATGGTTTCGCCCAGGGCGAAGTTCAGGGTGGGGTAATGCATGCGGGGGCACCTTCTTGTTCTTGAAGTTGGGTTACACCGTAGCTCAAGGGCTTTGCGCC
Protein-coding regions in this window:
- a CDS encoding DUF465 domain-containing protein; this translates as MPVSHDLYQDLHYPREIVQQRRQEDKALDRLLDEYMDIDNQVLAAESISAGIADDDDLRRLKERRLAVKYMIERQLERKA
- a CDS encoding M14 family metallopeptidase, with protein sequence MTVTLSPLQIDCDFDSGNIQVLDTRDPSRVRLAIRPDTNSGHFQWFHFKASGLTPGQTHRFSLDNASQSSYNKAWHGYQAVASYDQQHWFRIPSQFDGQALVFELQAQAPQAWFAYFEPYPRARHNQLIERAKQLQNVELLACGRSVQGRDIPLLRAGDGAPGKRKLWLIAQQHPGEHMAEWFMEGVIDRLQANDSTVQTLLAAADLYLIPNMNPDGAFLGHLRTNFKGKDLNRAWQDANVELSPEVFFAQSQMKQHGVDAFIDVHGDEEIPHVFTAACEGNPGYSPRLAKLEEQFRTTLCSITPDFQTVHGYTRDEPGQANMTLACNAVGQAYDCLSLTLEMPFKDHDDAPNAITGWSGERSKALAGAVLETLSKMAKDLR
- a CDS encoding LexA family protein, yielding MENWNEFLARYKREHKLNQLKLAERLGMTQGGVGHWLRGTRKPTLATINEKLEKLGLVYLQAQVMVVERNLLRETPGIYAPGRPISGEALRYASFRLPVLAWSDLQGTLPETADVHEQSDYMPAGNAFWLPVENDSMNAASGTSVPQGMLILVDTGLEVTPGKLVIARQPGKAAVLRQLIEEGGERMLRPLNTRYPTVLCEEGCEFLGVVVRVHGKF
- a CDS encoding acetyl/propionyl/methylcrotonyl-CoA carboxylase subunit alpha translates to MSRPTLTTLLVANRGEIACRVMRTAKAMGLTTVAVHSATDRDARHSREADIRIDLGGTKAAESYLVIDKLIAAAKASGAQAIHPGYGFLSENAGFARAIEHAGLIFLGPPASAIDAMGSKSAAKALMESAGVPLVPGYHGDAQDLETFRAAAERIGYPVLLKASAGGGGKGMKVVEEESQLADALASAQREAQSSFGDARMLVEKYVLKPRHVEIQVFADQYGNCLYLNERDCSIQRRHQKVVEEAPAPGLSAELRQAMGEAAVRAAQAIGYVGAGTVEFLLDARGEFFFMEMNTRLQVEHPVTEAITGLDLVAWQIRVACGEPLPITQAQVPLIGHAIEVRLYAEDPANEFLPATGTLALYRESAPGEGRRVDSGVSEGDVVSPFYDPMLGKLIAWGQDREQARLRLLAMLDEFAIGGLKTNIAFLRRILAHPAFAAAELDTGFIPRHQAELLPAPAALPADFWQAAAEAWLQGSPTLQRQDDPCSPWARHDGLRLGLPARSSLHLVSGGQDQAVALEYSAPSTWQLHGEHLCHERDGLRRRHLAIRRGDTLYLQWNGEMHAVSAFDPIAEAEASHSHQGGLSAPMNGSIVRVLVEPGQAVEAGTALVVLEAMKMEHSIRAPHDGTVKALFCQEGDMVSEGAALVELAD
- a CDS encoding gamma-carboxygeranoyl-CoA hydratase, with the translated sequence MSDFSTLEVIKDARGFATLWLSREDKNNAFNAQMIRELIVALDQLAEDANLRFILLRGRGRHFSAGADLAWMQQSAQLDFNTNLDDAHELGELMYALHRLKAPTLAVVQGAAFGGALGLISCCDMAIGAEDAQLCLSEVRIGLAPAVISPFVVKAIGERAARRYALTAERFSGVRARELGLLAEVYPASELDAQVEAWVDNLLLNSPQALRATKDLLREVDDGELSPALRRYCENTIARIRVSPEGQEGLRAFLEKRRPAWQANEKEPRP
- a CDS encoding carboxyl transferase domain-containing protein, with the translated sequence MAILHTQINPRSTEFSANSAAMLEQVQALRTLLAQVSQGGGPKAQERHTSRGKLLPRERIDRLLDPGSPFLEIGQLAAHEVYGEDVPAAGVIAGIGRIEGVECMIVANDATVKGGSYYPLTVKKHLRAQAIALQNRLPCIYLVDSGGANLPRQDEVFPDREHFGRIFFNQANMSALGIPQIAVVMGSCTAGGAYVPAMADEAIMVRQQATIFLAGPPLVKAATGEVVSAEDLGGADVHCRISGVADHYADNDEHALALARRSVANLNWRKLGQLQRQAPIAPLYEAQELYGVVPADAKQPFDVREVIARLVDGSVFDEFKALFGTTLVCGFAHLHGYPVAILANNGILFAEAAQKGAHFIELACQRGIPLLFLQNITGFMVGKKYEEGGIAKHGAKLVTAVACAQVPKFTVIIGGSFGAGNYGMCGRAYDPRFLWMWPNARIGVMGAEQAAGVLAQVKREQSERAGTAFSAEEEAKLKQPILDQYERQGHPYYSSARLWDDGVIDPAQTRDVLGLALSAALNAPIEQTRFGIFRM
- a CDS encoding isovaleryl-CoA dehydrogenase, yielding MHYPTLNFALGETIDMLRDQVRTFVAAELAPRAAQIDHDNLFPADMWRKFGDMGLLGITVPEEYGGAGLGYLAHVVSMEEISRGSASVALSYGAHSNLCVNQINRNGTHEQKLKYLPKLISGEHIGALAMSEPNAGSDVVSMKLRAEKRGDHYVLNGSKTWITNGPDANTYVIYAKTDLDKGPHGITAFIVERDWKGFSRSNKFDKLGMRGSNTCELFFDGVEVPQENILGQLNGGVRVLMSGLDYERVVLSGGPTGIMQACMDLVVPYIHDRKQFGQSIGEFQLIQGKIADMYTQLNASRAYLYAVAQACDRGETTRKDAAGVILYTAERATQMALEAIQILGGNGYINEFPAGRLLRDAKLYEIGAGTSEIRRMLIGRELFNETR